A stretch of Microbulbifer bruguierae DNA encodes these proteins:
- a CDS encoding SDR family oxidoreductase — MTQCVLITGATSGFGLACARRFARAGWNLILTGRRSERLAEIERELGDYCKVLPLTLDVCDTQAVQKILAELPAPFDKITALINNAGLALGTEPAQQCDLQQWHQMIDTNIKGLTTVTHTLLPRLIETGAGTSIINIGSIAARWPYPGGNVYCGSKAFVEQFSLALRCDLQGTGVRVSCLAPGLSESEFTLVRTGGDQAAHDKLYAGANPIQPEDIAETCWWLASLPAHLNVNTLEIMPVRQAWSSFAIERK; from the coding sequence ATGACCCAATGCGTATTGATTACCGGTGCCACCTCCGGCTTCGGCCTCGCCTGTGCCCGACGTTTCGCCCGTGCTGGCTGGAACCTGATTCTCACCGGCCGTCGCAGCGAACGCCTCGCGGAAATTGAAAGAGAGCTCGGAGACTACTGCAAGGTTCTGCCGCTGACCCTCGATGTCTGCGACACCCAGGCGGTACAGAAGATTTTGGCGGAACTGCCTGCACCGTTTGACAAGATAACCGCGCTGATCAACAACGCCGGCCTCGCCCTGGGTACCGAGCCCGCCCAGCAGTGCGATCTCCAACAGTGGCACCAGATGATCGATACCAATATCAAAGGACTTACCACCGTTACCCACACCCTGCTGCCGCGATTGATCGAAACCGGTGCCGGAACTTCGATTATCAACATCGGTTCCATCGCCGCTCGCTGGCCCTATCCCGGCGGCAATGTGTATTGCGGTAGCAAAGCCTTTGTCGAACAGTTTTCCCTTGCCCTGCGCTGCGACCTGCAGGGCACGGGTGTACGTGTCAGCTGCCTCGCCCCGGGGCTATCCGAAAGTGAATTTACCCTGGTGCGCACCGGCGGCGACCAGGCCGCTCACGACAAGCTCTACGCCGGCGCCAACCCGATACAGCCGGAGGACATTGCGGAGACTTGCTGGTGGCTCGCCTCGCTGCCCGCGCATCTGAATGTAAATACGCTGGAAATCATGCCGGTGCGCCAAGCCTGGTCGTCGTTTGCGATAGAACGCAAATAG
- a CDS encoding TonB-dependent receptor, whose protein sequence is MNKPFPRHTLAAAILTVSAVPAFAQQTLEEVSVTAQKRESNLQSTAMAVTALTGDAMSEAGVDDMTSLETRVPGMSMGTFNLGQPQIYIRGIGSNADGASADNSVVVFLDEVYIGRASGSALSLYDVERVEVLRGPQGTLYGKNVVGGAISVISKKPTEEFYTRGELTTGNYNLVTAKTAISGPLTDNLFGKIALSSSDRDGFMESANPAAEGMQLNDKDSLNFRGQLRYVPTDTLELNLTADWSKDRNAGTGRIHTPGTTVYAALKAIAPQVADNDELSWADDDGFQHRDVSGVTGRVDWDLAAGTVTSITAYRETDYRMQEDGFNIDVSVIGIDSLSMIDETADQFSQELRFTSETIGAWNWIAGLYYLQEDIYRDESTSSMFGPFSSDIASLQWNTTESYAVFGEVNYYLSDAMKLAVGARYTTETKESRQIRTDSLDPTTNYDVTAEADFSALTPRIVLDYQATENTFVYGSVSKGFKSGGFAGTSETAEAASTPFEEEIAITYELGMKSELLDRSLRLNMALFNTDYDDLQVLEYVTVDVEALEGYFLTDNAASATSRGLELEWLYYPEALSGLEISGSYAWLDATYDDYEPDPAVAGNRLRNAPEQSYNVALGYEFNLGSAGYLKARYEYRYKGDSFQDPQNYVLSSIPEYAVSNARLSYMPASDTWTLSAWVDNIADEDYLVHNFPIGLSETGGMAAPATPGNPRTYGLTFAWDY, encoded by the coding sequence CATGAGTGAAGCCGGTGTGGACGATATGACCTCCCTGGAAACCCGCGTGCCAGGCATGAGCATGGGGACCTTCAACCTGGGGCAGCCACAGATCTATATTCGCGGTATCGGTTCCAATGCGGACGGTGCCAGTGCGGACAACTCGGTTGTGGTTTTTCTCGACGAAGTCTATATCGGGCGCGCATCCGGTTCGGCATTGAGTCTGTACGACGTAGAGCGAGTGGAAGTACTGCGCGGGCCCCAGGGCACCCTTTACGGGAAAAACGTGGTGGGCGGAGCCATCAGTGTGATCTCCAAAAAGCCCACGGAAGAATTCTATACCCGCGGTGAACTTACCACCGGTAATTACAACCTGGTTACTGCGAAAACCGCCATCAGTGGTCCACTGACAGATAACCTGTTTGGCAAAATCGCGCTCAGCTCCAGCGATCGCGATGGGTTTATGGAAAGCGCCAACCCCGCAGCTGAAGGCATGCAGCTGAACGACAAAGACTCGCTCAATTTCCGCGGCCAGTTGCGCTATGTTCCCACGGATACCCTCGAGCTGAACCTGACCGCGGACTGGTCCAAGGATCGCAACGCCGGCACCGGTCGAATTCATACCCCGGGGACAACGGTGTATGCCGCGTTGAAAGCGATAGCGCCGCAAGTGGCAGATAACGACGAGCTTTCCTGGGCCGATGACGATGGCTTCCAGCACCGCGATGTCTCTGGTGTGACGGGACGGGTTGATTGGGATCTGGCCGCCGGTACCGTAACCTCGATCACTGCCTATCGCGAAACCGATTACCGGATGCAGGAAGACGGATTCAATATCGACGTGTCGGTCATCGGTATCGATTCTCTGTCGATGATTGACGAAACTGCAGACCAGTTCAGTCAGGAATTGCGCTTTACCTCGGAAACCATCGGTGCCTGGAACTGGATTGCCGGACTGTATTATCTGCAGGAAGATATTTACCGTGATGAATCTACCTCGTCGATGTTCGGACCGTTCAGTTCTGACATCGCCAGTCTGCAGTGGAACACCACAGAAAGCTATGCGGTATTCGGTGAAGTGAACTATTACCTCAGCGATGCCATGAAACTCGCGGTGGGTGCGCGCTACACCACGGAAACCAAGGAATCCCGGCAGATTCGTACCGACTCTCTGGATCCAACCACCAATTATGATGTGACCGCAGAAGCTGATTTCAGTGCGCTGACGCCGCGAATCGTGCTGGATTATCAGGCCACGGAAAATACCTTCGTTTACGGCAGTGTTTCCAAAGGCTTCAAGAGCGGTGGTTTCGCGGGCACCTCTGAAACTGCCGAGGCCGCCTCAACTCCATTTGAAGAAGAGATTGCGATTACCTACGAGCTGGGGATGAAATCCGAATTACTGGATCGATCCCTGCGGCTGAATATGGCCCTGTTTAACACCGACTACGACGATCTGCAGGTACTGGAGTATGTGACCGTTGATGTGGAGGCACTGGAAGGTTATTTCCTCACAGACAATGCCGCCAGCGCCACCAGTCGCGGCCTTGAGCTGGAATGGCTGTATTATCCCGAAGCCCTGAGCGGGCTCGAAATCTCCGGTTCCTATGCTTGGCTGGACGCTACCTATGATGACTATGAGCCGGACCCAGCGGTTGCCGGCAACCGCCTGCGCAATGCGCCGGAGCAGTCCTATAACGTGGCCCTGGGGTACGAGTTCAATCTGGGTAGTGCAGGTTATCTGAAGGCGCGCTATGAATACCGCTACAAAGGCGACTCCTTCCAGGATCCGCAAAACTACGTGTTGTCATCCATTCCCGAATACGCTGTTTCCAATGCGCGCCTGAGTTATATGCCGGCCAGTGATACCTGGACTCTGTCTGCGTGGGTCGACAATATCGCTGATGAGGATTACCTGGTGCACAACTTCCCCATTGGCCTGTCCGAAACCGGCGGCATGGCGGCACCGGCGACTCCGGGTAATCCGCGCACCTACGGCCTGACATTTGCCTGGGACTATTGA
- a CDS encoding amidohydrolase: MIDTKNHKKLMRRTAMTLVVAALSLTGCTESEYADRVYRGGTIVTMDSALPRASAVAIKGNKIVAVGSNDDIQAYLGEDTEITDLAGNTLIPGFIDAHSHLLFEGMVLSRFVDLNSPPVGKIENIDQIIARLKARVGQASEGEWIFGFGYDDTLIEEHRHPTREDLDKVSTEHPVWVSHVSGHMGVGNSVALALAGIDENTPDPEGGVIHRYKGGRKPTGLLEESAAMGPVMKEMFGSIGAKDAWDALQAAQDKYVSVGITTAQDGGASKETIGAFKAAKFLGGLKLRVVAYPVIDVKLEALKGEYELPESDEWLKIGATKLFSDGSIQGYTGYLSHHYHQPRDEEKPEYAGYPQTTREELAKQVMAVHKSGGQIAIHGNGDAAIDDILYAFEQAQNESPRADARPIIIHSQMAREDQLDKMAELGVIPSMFNMHTYYWGDRHRDIFIGPERAARISPAKSALDRGITYTFHADTPVVPMEPLRMLWSAVTRETAGGDTLGADQQISAEDALKGLTINAAHQYFDEDIKGSITVGKLADLVVLDANPLEVPVDEILNIAVLETVIDGEVVYEKP, translated from the coding sequence ATGATTGATACTAAAAACCACAAGAAGCTGATGCGTCGCACGGCGATGACGCTGGTGGTAGCGGCGCTATCGCTGACGGGATGCACAGAATCGGAGTACGCCGACCGCGTTTATCGCGGTGGCACCATCGTCACCATGGACAGCGCGCTGCCCCGCGCCAGTGCAGTGGCGATCAAGGGAAACAAAATTGTCGCGGTGGGCAGTAACGACGATATTCAAGCATATCTGGGAGAGGATACCGAAATAACGGATCTCGCCGGCAATACCCTGATTCCCGGGTTTATCGATGCGCACAGTCACCTGCTTTTTGAGGGAATGGTGCTGTCGCGTTTTGTGGATCTGAACAGCCCACCGGTGGGAAAAATCGAAAACATCGATCAGATCATCGCCAGGTTGAAGGCGCGCGTGGGGCAGGCTTCCGAAGGGGAGTGGATTTTTGGTTTTGGCTATGACGACACATTGATTGAAGAGCATCGCCACCCCACCCGTGAAGACCTGGATAAGGTTTCGACGGAACACCCGGTGTGGGTATCCCATGTATCCGGCCATATGGGAGTAGGTAACAGTGTGGCACTGGCGCTCGCCGGTATTGATGAAAATACACCGGACCCTGAAGGTGGCGTGATCCACCGTTACAAGGGCGGACGCAAACCCACCGGTTTACTGGAGGAGTCTGCGGCGATGGGCCCGGTAATGAAGGAGATGTTTGGCTCCATCGGTGCCAAGGATGCCTGGGATGCGCTGCAGGCCGCACAGGATAAATACGTGAGTGTGGGTATAACCACTGCCCAGGATGGGGGTGCCTCGAAAGAAACGATCGGTGCATTCAAGGCCGCCAAATTCCTCGGTGGCCTGAAACTGCGGGTGGTGGCCTACCCGGTGATCGATGTGAAGCTGGAAGCGTTGAAAGGCGAGTATGAGTTGCCTGAAAGTGACGAGTGGCTGAAAATTGGCGCGACCAAACTGTTCAGCGACGGCTCTATCCAGGGCTACACCGGCTACCTGAGTCACCACTACCACCAACCGCGCGATGAGGAAAAGCCGGAATATGCCGGTTACCCACAGACCACCCGCGAAGAGCTCGCAAAACAGGTAATGGCGGTGCACAAATCCGGCGGCCAGATCGCGATCCACGGCAACGGTGATGCGGCCATCGACGATATTCTTTACGCCTTCGAGCAGGCGCAAAACGAATCTCCCCGCGCAGACGCGCGTCCGATCATTATCCATTCGCAGATGGCCCGTGAAGATCAGCTGGACAAAATGGCCGAGCTGGGCGTGATTCCGTCCATGTTCAATATGCACACCTATTACTGGGGTGACCGTCACCGGGATATCTTTATCGGCCCCGAGCGCGCGGCGCGTATCAGCCCGGCGAAGTCGGCACTGGACCGCGGTATTACCTATACCTTCCATGCGGATACGCCGGTGGTGCCGATGGAACCCCTGCGGATGTTGTGGTCCGCGGTTACCCGTGAGACTGCCGGTGGGGATACCCTGGGTGCAGATCAGCAGATTTCTGCGGAAGATGCGCTGAAGGGCCTGACCATCAATGCGGCCCATCAGTATTTTGATGAAGACATCAAGGGCTCCATTACCGTTGGCAAGCTGGCGGATCTGGTGGTACTCGATGCAAACCCGCTGGAAGTACCTGTGGATGAAATCCTGAATATTGCGGTACTGGAAACCGTGATCGATGGTGAAGTGGTTTACGAAAAGCCCTGA